The following coding sequences lie in one Synechococcus sp. PCC 7336 genomic window:
- a CDS encoding RNA-binding protein, whose product MSIYVGNLSYEVTDTDLTTVFTEYGSVKRVQLPTDRETGRVRGFAFVEMGTEDEETAAIEALDGSEWMGRDLKVNKAKPRTR is encoded by the coding sequence ATGTCAATTTATGTAGGTAACCTGTCTTATGAGGTTACAGACACCGATCTGACTACTGTGTTTACAGAGTACGGGTCAGTAAAGCGAGTTCAGCTCCCTACCGATCGCGAAACGGGTCGCGTGCGTGGCTTTGCTTTTGTCGAGATGGGAACAGAGGACGAAGAAACCGCAGCGATTGAAGCGCTAGATGGCTCCGAATGGATGGGGCGAGATCTCAAAGTCAACAAGGCAAAGCCTCGTACGAGATAG
- a CDS encoding DUF1097 domain-containing protein: MKQSEALTISIGVLGGVDVFLTATVIPLPVWVTFTAWASFFVVGGGIQGFVKSVSCNITGIIIAALSLLAIDLIGNHPLVAAICVGIGSAAMVQASKLPFTYGITPAIVWGFSQAVGTVAVTGLPVTAMPPNNPVLIAISAMILGAIFGYLSEVGGKAMTTSLKTAGGGNDL; encoded by the coding sequence ATGAAACAATCTGAAGCATTAACGATTAGCATTGGCGTGCTCGGAGGGGTCGATGTTTTTCTCACAGCAACTGTAATTCCATTACCTGTTTGGGTTACATTTACTGCTTGGGCATCTTTTTTTGTTGTGGGAGGGGGGATTCAGGGGTTTGTTAAATCGGTTTCGTGCAACATTACCGGCATTATTATTGCAGCTCTGTCTCTATTAGCAATTGATTTAATAGGGAATCATCCTTTAGTCGCTGCAATTTGTGTTGGCATTGGCAGTGCAGCAATGGTGCAGGCGTCGAAGCTGCCATTTACCTACGGTATTACACCTGCCATTGTCTGGGGCTTTTCACAAGCCGTCGGTACGGTAGCCGTCACTGGCTTACCCGTTACAGCTATGCCACCCAACAATCCTGTCTTGATTGCGATCTCAGCGATGATTTTAGGTGCCATCTTTGGTTACCTCTCAGAAGTTGGGGGGAAAGCCATGACCACTTCGTTAAAAACGGCTGGCGGTGGTAATGACCTCTAG
- a CDS encoding GTP-binding protein: MQNLIPATVLTGYLGAGKTTLLNRILTTQHGKRIAVIVNEFGEIGIDNQLIIDADEEIFEMNNGCICCTVRGDLIRIVSDLVQRSDAFDYLMIETTGLADPAPVIQSFFVDEVMRSLLQLDAIVTVVDAKHIGEHWDSSSEAQEQIAFADVIVLNKVDLVSPALVDKLEQRIRGMNALAKIHRTQHCQLPLDAVLGIGAFDLKTALSIDPEFLDEDAHEHDRSVSSIAIRESGVVDSDRLNRWLYQLVQKRGPDIFRMKGILDMDDEDRRFVFQGVHMTLDGRPGRPWKVSEPRRNELVFIGRNLDESELRSGFNACLM, translated from the coding sequence ATGCAAAACCTGATTCCCGCTACGGTATTAACCGGCTATTTAGGTGCGGGCAAAACAACACTTTTGAATCGAATTCTTACGACTCAGCACGGCAAACGAATTGCGGTTATTGTGAATGAGTTTGGTGAAATTGGTATTGACAACCAGCTTATTATTGATGCTGATGAAGAAATTTTCGAAATGAATAATGGCTGCATTTGCTGTACTGTCAGAGGCGATTTAATTCGTATTGTCAGCGATCTCGTGCAGCGCTCCGATGCTTTTGACTATTTGATGATTGAAACGACAGGCTTAGCCGATCCCGCGCCAGTGATTCAATCGTTTTTCGTTGACGAGGTGATGCGATCGCTATTGCAACTGGATGCGATCGTGACCGTGGTTGACGCCAAGCACATTGGAGAGCACTGGGACAGCAGCAGTGAAGCCCAGGAGCAAATCGCCTTTGCCGACGTCATTGTGCTGAACAAAGTCGATCTAGTCTCGCCTGCGCTGGTGGATAAACTCGAACAGCGGATTCGCGGTATGAATGCCCTCGCTAAGATCCATCGGACTCAGCATTGCCAACTGCCGCTGGACGCAGTGCTGGGTATCGGTGCCTTCGACCTCAAAACTGCGTTGAGTATCGATCCCGAGTTTCTCGATGAAGATGCCCACGAGCACGATCGGTCGGTGTCATCCATTGCTATCCGCGAGTCTGGGGTAGTCGATAGCGATCGGCTCAATCGCTGGCTCTACCAACTCGTACAAAAACGCGGCCCCGATATCTTTCGCATGAAAGGCATCCTGGATATGGATGATGAGGATCGGCGCTTTGTATTTCAAGGCGTTCATATGACGCTGGATGGTCGTCCGGGTCGTCCGTGGAAAGTGAGCGAACCCCGTCGTAACGAGCTCGTCTTTATTGGCCGCAATTTAGATGAATCTGAATTGCGAAGCGGCTTCAATGCGTGCTTAATGTAG
- a CDS encoding SOS response-associated peptidase codes for MCGRFSLATPAEAIAERFNLDATPPIQPRYNIAPSQPVAAIRANAKGEPEFALLLWGLIPRWSKDPNKGPRPINARAETIAEKPMFKGLLRYRRCAIVADGFYEWKKEGNRKRPYHIHLENHRPFAFAGLWELWNGPNGEELESCTIITTAANATMQQIHSRMPAILSPGNYTDWLDPQIQETAKPLQLLQADAGPLLLNEVSPLANNPRNDVPECINPV; via the coding sequence ATGTGTGGCCGCTTTTCCCTCGCCACCCCTGCCGAAGCGATCGCCGAACGATTCAACCTGGATGCGACCCCTCCTATCCAGCCCCGCTACAACATCGCCCCCTCGCAACCCGTGGCCGCCATTAGAGCCAATGCAAAGGGCGAGCCAGAGTTTGCGTTGCTGCTCTGGGGACTGATCCCCCGCTGGTCGAAAGATCCCAACAAAGGCCCGCGACCGATTAATGCCAGAGCCGAAACAATTGCAGAAAAGCCCATGTTTAAGGGCCTGTTGAGATATCGGCGTTGCGCGATCGTAGCTGATGGTTTCTACGAATGGAAAAAAGAAGGAAACCGCAAGCGCCCCTATCACATCCATCTCGAAAATCATCGACCCTTTGCCTTCGCCGGCTTGTGGGAATTGTGGAATGGTCCCAACGGAGAGGAGCTAGAGTCCTGCACGATTATTACAACTGCTGCCAACGCAACCATGCAGCAAATCCACAGTCGCATGCCTGCGATCTTGTCCCCAGGCAACTACACAGACTGGCTCGATCCCCAAATTCAGGAAACAGCCAAGCCTCTCCAACTCCTTCAAGCTGATGCTGGGCCCTTGCTGCTCAATGAAGTCAGTCCACTTGCGAACAATCCCCGCAATGACGTGCCGGAGTGCATTAATCCCGTCTGA